Part of the Musa acuminata AAA Group cultivar baxijiao chromosome BXJ2-7, Cavendish_Baxijiao_AAA, whole genome shotgun sequence genome is shown below.
GTAAACTCAATAATTGGACAAGTATTCATACCTGCAATCACCCATAGTGTACACATGAAAGATCTCTCTGTTCTTTTGTAGAACACGTTAAAGAATGTTGGAGATTTCGAGGTTAGAAGAATGGAGCATGTTTCATAACCTTTGGGCCGGCCCAAAAGTGCAAAAGTTGGGCCTTCATGTAACCGTCGTAAAAATATAATGGTCTATGGAGATCAACCGTTCGTTCCAAGATTTCTAACGGTGGATAAATTGGCTAGTTAAGAGaagttatctcatcaccaaaccaCAATAACTATATAAATTCCCAACTTGATctcaaagtttgagttgaaatGTTTCTCCCAATATTCCAAGTAGGGACTATTAATCCTTAGATCTCGAAAGGTTTTATTAACTATATAATTTAACTTAGATCCTTCTTCAGCATTAGCACTTCTATTTACTCAAAATTATAAATGATATAGTTTAATATATATTCACAAAGGATTAGTTGCGACACTTGTTAAAACCATGAGGGCCTActagacaaaaaaaaataaagaggtgAACGATGAGCGAAGTTTTATGTCTCTTATAAGATACACCTATAGATGTCATACTCACTGAATGGACATGTCGGACAAGATCTAGTCTCATAGAATTAGCGACGTAATGTTATTAAAGAAGCTAGCTCGATAAAGACATTACCTCGTtaattgatgcataattttacGGATCATTAATGGCCAAATGATGTCTTAACCTAGCGATTGCACAATACTCtataaaaaagatattttagaTGCATTTTTAAGGGACCTTTTCTTATTGAATGTTTTCTAACTTGGTACTAGATCGAATCATTTGAATTTTTATAGACTTAAACATCAAAGCAACTTAAACAATGTCAatttaaaagaatattttcttcttgtttctttaCACCAGCATGGTGCATCATCCAAAATTCAAGATTAAATAAAGATCATAAGGAATGCAGTCATTCTTTTATTGCAAATCAAATCGAAAACCAAGTTATGATAAATATTGATTATGCTCCAAACATGATTATTGTCGATATTCAAAACAATTTAGAGTTGTGTTATATAAGAAGACTGATGTTGCTTGAGAGCTTATACTTAATAAGATTATTTCTAAGAAAGTTGAAACTCGCATGACTATGAGACTCAAATTCAAATGTTAATTTCATCGGAAAATCATCTTCAAAGAATATTTTGAACTTTCATAACTTGCCTTACAAGTTTATATTATATATGGGATATGTTTTTGGTCTTGATGTTGCACATCTAATCTATTGGGCAAGACCGCAATTGAtggttataataaattatttctaAGTATATTTGCTATGATAGAGATTAAGCTCGCCTGCTGCATCTGTCGGTCTCATTTCACCTGCACCATCAACAGAGGAACCAAGAACACCTTGTGTTATAACTTGATCCCTTTCTTTTTATCCTCTGTGTGTGGCTCTGTACTTTGGCAATGAACAAAGTACATATCTGTAAATCGACAGCAACAATCCTCAAGGTCATCTCCTGATTAATTTCTACTTACTGTGATCAGATCACCTGTACCTGTTGCTGGATTTGCGGTTGTTTTCTGCAAGCATGCAGTATCCTCCTTAAGAGAAGTAAATAAATCAGAGAAGTCGCTTGTCCTCCTTTGGCCTCGAGTCTTTTGACTGGACTCTTTTAACTCTTAAATCCTaatcccttctcctcctctgcaATCAAAACccttttcatctctctctctctgtattgcCTACTACCGTGATCCCACGTTGTATTCCAACAGTTCCCAACAGTCATTGCAAGTGCATACCAGCTGCAATAAGAGAGATCAGAGACATGCCATGGAATGGAAATGGAGGAGTGAAGCTTCGAAACTGAGTCAACCCTGAAAATGAGCAGCATGTAACCTCTTTATTGCCATGGAAGCTCCGAAACTACCAACTCTTAGTAGGAGTACCATGGTAGTGCGGATATTACAGCAGCTAACTACTAACACTGCAACAATGGGAGATGAACAAAGTCAGGCGCCGGCTACAACCACATAAAAGGAAgcaaatagatagatagatatatcggTAAAATCTTGATCGTTGGCTAGCTGAGTTGCAAGAAGCGGCGGGCCATCGGATGCTGGGCCTCCGACAGGCGAGCGGGCTCCAGTACCTCCACCATCTCGCCGGCCACGAGGAGGCACACCAGGTCGGCAATGCGCTGGATCTGTTTGACGCTGTGGGACACCATCACTGTCGTCATCCGCCGCGACTCCTTGAGCCGCACGATCGCCTCCTCGATGTTCTGAGTCGAAATCGGGTCCAGCGCGCTGGTGGGCTCGTCCAGCAGCAGCACCTTGAGAGGGCGATCAATTCAAACAATACCATGTTCACATCTCAGCTCTGACTGCTGCGACTCGAGatgcgaaggaggaggaggaggaggagctgagCACACCTCGGGGTCGTTGGCGAGGGTTCGGGCGAGCGCGACGCGCTGGGCCTGGCCGACGGAGAGTTGGGAGGCCGCCTTGGAGGCGAAGGCAGGGTCCAGATCCGCCAAGCTCAGCAACTTCTTCACCTCCTCTTCCGTCAGCTTCTTCCCTTTCAGTTGAGGTCCGTATCTCACGTTTTCTGCCACACTTCCTGTTTCACAAATGATGTTATCCTTATGAACTACCAGATAAATCTCGAGGAAATGAAAGGAGTTTTCTTCTCCTTTAGCTTTTCTAACATCTCACTTTTCTCGTTTTAGTCCCCACTGGTCCTTTCTTTACTCCCAGTCCACGCCACTTTCTGGGGCTCCATATTTTGCCCCAAACAGGGAGCACAAATTACCCTCTCATCTCCATCCCCAACCGAGGTCTCCTTCTTGACACAGCACAGTGGTGGGGGACTCATCATGCTAGTGAGATGGAGAAGTACGTTCCATTCTAGGGCACGACACTTGAGCTACGCCCTCAATCGACGGTGCCATGGAACACGAATGGGATAAGCCCTGCACTGGGTCTTCCTACATCTACGCTGGCAGCAGTTCTACCTGCACCAGCTGATTCGTTGTTCTTCTCACCTTTACACTTGTTGATTGAAACTGTCAAATCTCCATGGCTTAACTGCTCATCCACACAACCTGACTTGTACTAGGTTCATGCAAGAGTTGAAGAGGGTAAATACTGTGCACTGTATCTCACATATGCAGCCTGTGACAATCTCTTCCTACCTAGTTCTTCCTTTTCATCACCGGTTATGCCGTCGACTTCGCATTGCCGTGGTTTTCTTCTTCTAGGTCGTCACAAAACAACGATCTTGACGAATTCTAGTTTCATGGCTAATGACATGCATGTCACCTCATGCTCATTTGATATTGCAGAACAGACGGACAGTCTGAAGAAGAAACTAAAGTTAATGGTTGACATTATAACAACTGacatatagattatatatatgttagattatatgatcctatttaattaggtaagatatattataaatatgattgaattctgattatgattattgactaatagaaaagaagtttagTTAAAGTagaattccttaggagataaccttgatggaaggAATTCGTCCTAAACCcattgctctcgcctataaatagacaggacctcttgAGCTAAAGTGTAGCATCTCTGAGAGATTAAAGTTTTGAGTGATCTCAGTGTATCTCAATATTGTTGAGAGATtaagatctttctctcaatcTCAGATTCGACGATGGAGACACTTATATATtagataaggtttattcttctgaacaacaataAAAGATACGTATCgtaatatattgttagatttaattttatttgattttaattttgatataatttttttttcatattacatatagcatgattacatattttatgttaacaATAATAGAATCACCTTACCATCTATTTACTTATCCCTCGTAACCAAAAGCTAGCGCAGCCACCACAAGCATCACCTTAACCCTCATTTACTGCGGTTCATGTTCTCACTTCAGTTGGGGATCTGTGTGCATCACAGGGATTCCATTTACAATGATGGGTGGTTGGATTTATCATGGTTGGTGGGAATCTTATATGTGGTTGTCATTTGGTCGTATCAATTATGTCAACTTTACCTCACCTATCATGCTATGTGTCACCTCCGCATCTAATATACATAATTTTTTGTACTAACATTACTAAtctaaagataaataataataaagtagCAGCGTCAAACCAAGCTAACATATCATGGCTTGATCGGCCATGCTATATGCGATTTTCTCTTATAGAATATGATCAGACAATAATGCATTAGTATTGGGGAATAAAAAAGAAACCTATTTTTCATACATTAAACCAAATTAAAttagatatgatatgatatgatttgCCCGACCAATGATCGTGGAATTCAATTGATCAATCAATGCTTGCAACCACCATCAGTGAAGAACAAACCCGACCATAGGCTGAGAGAAGAAGCTGAGCACTTACCGTCGAAGAGAGCGGGCAGCTGGAAGAGCATGCCGACCCTGCGTCGGAGCGTGAGGACATCGAGCTTACAGATATCTTGTCCGTCGAGGAGCACCGAGCCGGAAGGCGGCTCCCAGAGCCGGTTCAGGGCGCGGAGGAGAGTCGACTTGCCGCTACCGCTGGGGCCGATGATCCCCACGATCACCCCTTCCGGCACGTCCAGGTTCACTTTCGACAGTATCACCTCGCCTGTCGCCTCCGACTGCTTCGTCAGGTCCCGGACCTGAAGCTTCGCCTTCTTCGCCGGCGAGTCCAGGCCGCGTGCACCATCTACGTTCACTAACAGGTGCTCCCTAACCTCTTCTGTTGAGATGGGAAGTATATGTGcaatattagaaaaagaagaaaatggatATACACATCTCTAGAAGATAGCAGATCATATCCCTAGTTAATGGTTGAAAATTACCTTCCGCTgagcccatgccaaagatgggatTTTGGCTCAGGATGCAAACAAAAGAGCAGAAgaaattggagagagagagagagagagagagagagagagagagagagagagatgacttgATGTGATCTGCTATGTAGGTTTATATAAGTGAAATGAAGGGATATGATGTGTTTTGGAGAGGTCTGAGGGAGTCATGGAATGGAAAGATAAAATGGCCCTTTTGTCCATGGAGGTGGGATTGAGATCGAGTCATGATTATAAAATACATGATTAAATAGGTTACATGGCGTTACTACCAGCATTTGGGAGGAGGAACCGAGCGAGGCTCACACATAAAAGTGTCACTACTTTTATGTTCCTCCAAGTAACACATACTATTGTCTCATCATCCTTTACTAATGCTTACTGCAGAAGGCAAAGTGGTGGTGGAAAAGTCACCACGAGAAGATGCTCGCCCACCCCACTTAGTGCCTCTCCAAGTTGGCCACCGGAAGATGAAGACTTGCATGCATATGCtctgaaagagaaaaagaaaaaaaaaaggaacagaagaaagaaagagaaaggaacCACACAAAGACTCGGCAGAGTCGCCAACGCAAGTGGAGCAATGAGAACCGTGCCTTGTCTGGTTGATAGCTGGATGGAGTAAGATGGGCCGCCCCAGGTGGTGATAAAGAAAGGACGGCATCCGTTGTTATTACGAGTACGATGGGACGTACGTCACAGTGGAAGGAACGAAAGGAGGAGAGATTCCTGCGGCACTGCCTCAGGTGGTGCCTTCCCCAACTACGAACGCGATCTTGGCTTTCTGGCCTTATCAAACAATATATATAGCCGGTTGTTTTGGACTCAGGAGAGATCGACGACGGCAGGAAGATGAATCATCACGTTATATTATAACAGGAAGGCAAACTATATTAAGAACACAATAATAATAGAAGaactaaaataacttaaaatataaacataaatttataataaaaaaaagcttGATTACAATGCCTCTGTTGTTGTTCTCTTGATAACTTAATGTTGACACAAGGAAGTGACATCTACTTTGTATCACAAAAGTCATAATAGACATatcaaaatcttatattaatATATAGGAAATGAAAAAAAATCCTATCAAGAGATAAGGCACCTTCAAAAAAATCTCAcatattaaaaaatcataaatgacACCTCTTAAATAGTTCTTAACAAACTAGTCATTAGCTATAtatattctaactgatgctgAAGGCTAATACGTGAAAGATTATCGACAGCATTACTTGATAGGTCACCTCCACTCCATTGATACCTTCTCAAATCTCAACCAACATATCAGCAATTTCGATCAACGACTCATATAATGATTTGTATGGGGAAGGACTTGACGATTGTGATTCTTCCTTCAAGAAGATTTACTCCTGTTGAGGAGTTGTCTGTTCTTGTTCTCTGGTCTGCCTAGCAGTGTT
Proteins encoded:
- the LOC135617597 gene encoding protein STAR1-like — translated: MGSAEEEVREHLLVNVDGARGLDSPAKKAKLQVRDLTKQSEATGEVILSKVNLDVPEGVIVGIIGPSGSGKSTLLRALNRLWEPPSGSVLLDGQDICKLDVLTLRRRVGMLFQLPALFDGSVAENVRYGPQLKGKKLTEEEVKKLLSLADLDPAFASKAASQLSVGQAQRVALARTLANDPEVLLLDEPTSALDPISTQNIEEAIVRLKESRRMTTVMVSHSVKQIQRIADLVCLLVAGEMVEVLEPARLSEAQHPMARRFLQLS